The following are from one region of the Stigmatella ashevillena genome:
- the ruvB gene encoding Holliday junction branch migration DNA helicase RuvB, translating into MATKRKSDALSEEVLGDDVRLEASLRPQTFDEYVGQDAVVEKLKVYVRAASQRRDALDHCLFSGPPGLGKTSLAHIIASELGVGIHVTSGPALERKGDLAGLLTNLNERDVLFIDEIHRLNAAVEEYLYPAMEDFRLDITIDTGPAARAMKIDLPPFTLIGATTRTGLLTSPLRDRFQIQERLDYYEPKYLEMILNRSARILGVPLDRDASKEISTRSRGTPRISNRLLRRLRDFAQVEGEGRITQDLAHVSLDRLGVDASGLDSMDRKILLTIIDKFGGGPVGVETIAASVGEQRDSIEDVYEPYLLQEGFLQRTPRGRMATHRAYGYFKRAPPPASPQGSLF; encoded by the coding sequence ATGGCCACGAAGCGGAAATCCGACGCGCTGTCGGAAGAGGTGCTGGGAGACGACGTCCGCTTGGAAGCCTCCTTGCGCCCCCAGACCTTCGATGAGTACGTGGGCCAGGACGCTGTCGTGGAGAAGCTCAAGGTCTATGTGCGGGCCGCGAGCCAGCGCCGGGATGCGCTCGACCATTGCCTCTTCTCGGGCCCTCCCGGGCTGGGCAAGACGTCCCTGGCGCACATCATCGCCTCCGAGCTGGGCGTGGGCATCCATGTCACCAGCGGGCCCGCGCTCGAGCGCAAGGGCGATCTGGCCGGGCTGCTCACCAACCTCAACGAGCGCGATGTCCTCTTCATCGACGAGATCCACCGGCTCAATGCCGCCGTCGAAGAGTACCTCTACCCGGCGATGGAGGACTTCCGGCTGGACATCACCATCGACACCGGCCCGGCCGCGCGCGCGATGAAGATCGATCTGCCGCCCTTCACCCTCATCGGGGCCACCACCCGCACGGGCCTGCTCACCTCGCCCCTCCGGGATCGGTTCCAGATCCAGGAACGCCTGGATTACTACGAGCCCAAGTACCTGGAGATGATTCTCAACCGCTCCGCGCGCATTCTCGGGGTTCCCCTGGATCGCGATGCGAGCAAGGAGATCTCCACCCGCTCCCGTGGGACGCCCCGGATCTCCAACCGGTTGCTGCGCCGGTTGCGTGACTTCGCCCAGGTGGAGGGCGAGGGCCGCATCACCCAGGACTTGGCCCATGTCTCCCTGGACCGGCTGGGCGTGGATGCCAGTGGTTTGGACTCCATGGACCGGAAGATCCTCCTGACCATCATCGACAAGTTCGGCGGCGGTCCGGTGGGGGTGGAGACGATCGCCGCCAGTGTGGGCGAGCAGCGCGACTCCATCGAGGATGTGTACGAGCCCTACCTGCTCCAGGAGGGCTTCCTCCAGCGGACGCCCCGTGGACGCATGGCGACCCACCGGGCCTACGGTTATTTCAAGAGGGCTCCCCCTCCCGCCTCCCCTCAGGGGAGCCTCTTCTGA
- a CDS encoding zinc-dependent alcohol dehydrogenase, translating to MKGLVFDFSLPKYVLAKGLGGLYPRVHYGPGSCLSLRELPSPVPPGPEWVRLRPRLAGLCGSDIAALFFKVSLQLEPFNSFPAVLGHEILATLEEACPGIEAGQRVAVDPVLPCRLRGITPPCKPCAAGLENGCERTADGCLAAGQMLGYQRDLPGGMGTEMVGHPSQLHPVPPGVSDKAAVLVEPLAVGLHAVLKVPLKTGDRVLVIGGGPVAFTVLWALRALGYRNPVTLLVAEDYQRKLAVLLGADEALLVKEDVAEAEEVARLTGARLYKPILGPPTLTGGFEVTIDCIGSAASVQDSLRYTRALGKVVLVGAAGLLDGVDWTMVWRNELMVLGSYAYGTEHFRGERKHTFDLVLDLLSRREGPDPSVLVTHVFPLSRYQEAIEANLERKRWQSVKTAFDLTVNA from the coding sequence GTGAAAGGCCTCGTTTTCGATTTCTCCCTCCCCAAGTATGTCCTCGCCAAGGGATTGGGGGGACTGTACCCCCGGGTCCACTATGGGCCAGGAAGCTGTCTTTCCCTGAGAGAGCTGCCCTCCCCGGTCCCCCCCGGGCCAGAGTGGGTCCGTCTGAGGCCCCGGCTGGCCGGCCTCTGTGGCTCGGACATCGCGGCCCTCTTCTTCAAGGTCAGCCTCCAACTGGAGCCCTTCAACAGTTTCCCCGCGGTGCTGGGACACGAGATCCTCGCCACACTGGAAGAAGCCTGTCCGGGGATCGAGGCCGGACAACGCGTCGCCGTGGATCCCGTCCTGCCCTGCCGCCTGAGGGGAATCACCCCTCCGTGCAAGCCGTGCGCGGCCGGGCTGGAGAATGGGTGCGAGCGCACCGCGGACGGATGCCTCGCCGCCGGTCAGATGCTGGGCTACCAACGGGATCTGCCTGGCGGAATGGGCACGGAGATGGTGGGCCACCCCTCCCAGCTCCACCCCGTGCCACCGGGAGTCTCGGACAAGGCGGCGGTGCTGGTAGAGCCGCTCGCGGTGGGCCTCCACGCCGTCCTCAAGGTGCCCCTGAAAACCGGGGACCGGGTGCTCGTCATTGGAGGAGGCCCCGTGGCCTTCACCGTGCTCTGGGCCCTCCGGGCGCTCGGGTACCGCAACCCCGTGACGCTGCTGGTGGCGGAGGACTACCAGCGGAAGCTCGCCGTGCTGCTCGGCGCGGACGAAGCCCTGCTCGTGAAGGAGGACGTAGCCGAAGCCGAGGAGGTCGCCCGGCTGACCGGGGCGCGCCTGTACAAGCCCATCCTCGGGCCCCCCACACTCACGGGAGGCTTCGAGGTCACGATCGACTGTATCGGCAGTGCCGCCTCCGTGCAGGACTCCCTGCGCTACACCCGGGCGTTGGGAAAGGTGGTGCTGGTGGGGGCCGCAGGGCTCCTGGACGGGGTGGATTGGACCATGGTGTGGCGTAATGAACTGATGGTGCTCGGCTCCTACGCCTATGGAACGGAACACTTCCGGGGCGAGCGCAAGCACACCTTCGATCTGGTACTGGATCTGCTTTCCCGGCGGGAGGGGCCGGATCCCTCCGTACTCGTCACCCACGTCTTTCCGCTTTCGCGGTACCAGGAGGCCATCGAGGCGAACCTGGAGCGAAAGCGCTGGCAGTCCGTGAAGACCGCTTTCGACCTGACGGTGAACGCATGA
- a CDS encoding carbohydrate-binding protein: MTLNFKKGMGSHWWLRMGMGGLLLSALACTPEDGLFPVSEAPASHEVGESKFPLKLNAQGVTASSYTQVYVAANANDANPSTYWEAAANAYPNWIRVDLGSASSVNQVVLKLPAAWGARTQTLSVQGSTDDATYAQILAPATYTFSPSANTVTLNFAAVSARYVRLNFTANSGATGGQLSEFEVYGSAPPTGNRSAFNQIAASSHDSQSGTQLEASSEGGQNVAFIDNADYIAFNNVDFGGGATAFETRVASGGAGGNIEVRLDSVTGTLAGTCSVPATGGWQTWLTRSCAINSVSGVHNLYLRFTGSGTGGLFNVNWFKFSTAVASGGDVVGKLFAGYQGWFNAAGDGSPNNGWIHWSKNSSAPTPNSNVNFDLYPDLREYSKLYSTNLANLGNGQPAKLFSSYDPETVNKHFEWMRTYNIDGAALQRFGASDSTSPDGWRTNRDSVAVKVKNAAETYGRKFYVMYDITGMNPSTWVNAVKHDWTANIVNAMNLTSSSAYARQNGKLVVCIWGIGFTDRPGTAAEATDIINWFKGQGIYVIGGVPTYWRTGINDSRTDFENVYRSLDMISPWFVGRFGGTEGADHYLANQWQPDYAYTQQYGIAYQAVIWPGFSWANLHGGPRNQIPRLHGDFMWRQAYNLKSVGISTGYVAMFDEYDEGTAIAKGAENSSMIPTNQYFLTLDADGVAVSSDFYLRLAGDINRLFKGQIPLTVNHPTSHQ, encoded by the coding sequence GTGACTTTGAACTTCAAGAAGGGGATGGGGAGCCATTGGTGGCTGAGGATGGGCATGGGAGGGCTGTTGTTGAGCGCTCTGGCCTGTACCCCCGAGGATGGCTTGTTCCCGGTCTCGGAGGCGCCTGCTTCCCATGAAGTGGGCGAGAGCAAGTTTCCGCTGAAACTCAACGCGCAGGGAGTGACGGCGAGCAGTTACACGCAAGTCTACGTCGCGGCGAATGCGAACGACGCAAACCCATCCACCTACTGGGAGGCGGCCGCCAACGCCTATCCCAACTGGATCCGGGTGGATCTGGGCAGCGCGAGCAGCGTCAATCAAGTGGTCCTCAAGCTGCCGGCGGCTTGGGGGGCCAGGACGCAGACCCTGTCCGTTCAGGGGAGCACCGACGACGCCACCTATGCACAGATTCTCGCCCCCGCGACGTATACGTTCAGCCCGAGTGCCAATACCGTCACGTTGAACTTCGCGGCGGTTAGCGCCCGGTATGTGAGGCTGAACTTCACGGCCAACTCGGGCGCGACGGGAGGGCAGCTCTCCGAGTTCGAGGTGTATGGCTCCGCTCCCCCTACGGGCAATCGCTCCGCGTTCAACCAGATCGCGGCGTCGAGCCATGACAGCCAGTCCGGCACACAATTGGAGGCTTCCAGCGAAGGGGGCCAGAACGTCGCCTTCATCGACAATGCCGACTACATCGCGTTCAACAACGTGGATTTCGGGGGTGGCGCGACGGCCTTCGAGACTCGGGTTGCCAGCGGTGGGGCTGGGGGCAACATCGAGGTCCGGCTCGACAGTGTGACCGGAACGCTCGCGGGAACCTGCTCGGTCCCGGCCACGGGAGGCTGGCAGACGTGGCTCACCCGCTCTTGTGCCATCAACAGCGTGAGTGGCGTGCACAACCTGTACCTGCGGTTCACCGGAAGTGGCACGGGGGGCCTCTTCAACGTGAATTGGTTCAAGTTCTCGACGGCGGTGGCCAGCGGCGGTGACGTCGTCGGCAAGCTGTTCGCAGGGTATCAAGGGTGGTTCAACGCGGCGGGGGACGGGTCTCCGAACAACGGCTGGATTCACTGGTCGAAGAACAGCAGCGCGCCCACGCCCAACTCCAACGTCAACTTTGATCTCTACCCGGACCTCCGGGAGTACTCGAAGCTGTATTCGACCAACCTCGCGAACCTGGGCAATGGACAGCCCGCGAAGCTCTTCTCGTCCTATGATCCGGAGACCGTCAACAAGCACTTCGAGTGGATGCGGACCTACAACATCGACGGGGCCGCGTTGCAGCGCTTCGGTGCCAGTGACAGCACCTCGCCGGATGGCTGGAGGACCAACCGCGACAGTGTCGCGGTGAAGGTGAAGAACGCGGCGGAGACCTACGGGCGGAAGTTCTATGTCATGTATGACATCACCGGCATGAACCCCAGCACCTGGGTGAACGCGGTCAAGCACGACTGGACGGCCAACATCGTCAATGCCATGAACCTGACCTCGTCCTCCGCGTATGCCCGGCAGAACGGCAAGCTGGTCGTCTGCATTTGGGGCATCGGCTTCACGGATCGTCCCGGCACGGCCGCCGAGGCCACGGACATCATCAACTGGTTCAAGGGTCAGGGCATCTATGTCATCGGTGGCGTGCCCACCTACTGGCGCACGGGCATCAATGATTCGAGGACGGATTTCGAGAATGTCTACCGGTCCCTGGACATGATCTCGCCGTGGTTCGTCGGCCGCTTCGGAGGGACGGAGGGCGCGGATCACTACCTGGCCAACCAGTGGCAGCCGGATTACGCCTACACGCAGCAGTATGGAATCGCCTATCAGGCGGTCATCTGGCCGGGGTTCTCCTGGGCCAACCTGCACGGGGGGCCCCGCAACCAGATCCCCCGGCTCCATGGCGACTTCATGTGGCGGCAGGCCTATAACCTCAAGAGCGTGGGCATCTCGACCGGCTACGTGGCCATGTTCGACGAGTATGACGAGGGGACGGCCATCGCCAAGGGGGCGGAGAACAGCTCGATGATCCCTACCAACCAATACTTCCTCACCCTGGACGCGGATGGCGTTGCGGTGTCCTCGGACTTCTATTTGAGGCTGGCAGGTGACATCAACCGGCTGTTCAAGGGGCAAATCCCTCTGACGGTCAACCACCCCACGAGTCATCAGTAG
- a CDS encoding PKD domain-containing protein: protein MRNTPTPSGPPRRPGSRARFALLGVGAAALLLALVLSRWPPPGSEAPIHSPSPEERSPAALGERPSRPPAPSSSARLSPPAAPSPEDALSTALGEERVTLTSSVRIEGIEQDRPWVCAGEVMGLSAHLGGVAEPGSVTRWIWPVPGGHAELHPGPQLQWRAPPVAGRYPVRFQVCRDLGGRRVGVLAERQLELEVRPCGEEAGQRHEPLQIGVTQRGQGSFTFEALYRGDEPISAYTWDFGDGSRSTTAEPRMEHTYALSGLGPQEPRSFTVTLQARRERGQALKATTFVLMRGQPSSGPPSSVELQVSRWRPRTDEDGWRSDVVVRVSDNTAHTWERIERVFLRWAGEADIDVRPWNERVHVEETLEHGGFRGYVTVSPSEAGPEIKQILDFLYGRDATGQEVVVSWSPFKREPPAEPPKAQDLVPVK, encoded by the coding sequence GTGCGGAACACCCCCACGCCCTCTGGCCCTCCCCGACGTCCCGGCTCCCGGGCACGCTTCGCCCTGCTGGGAGTAGGCGCCGCAGCGCTCCTGCTGGCCCTCGTCCTCTCCCGGTGGCCCCCGCCGGGCAGCGAGGCACCAATCCACTCTCCCTCCCCAGAAGAGCGCAGCCCCGCTGCCCTGGGAGAGCGCCCTTCAAGGCCTCCCGCTCCCTCATCCTCCGCGCGTCTTTCCCCGCCCGCAGCCCCTTCTCCCGAGGACGCCCTCTCCACGGCCCTGGGCGAGGAACGGGTCACCCTGACGTCCAGCGTCAGGATCGAAGGGATCGAACAGGACCGCCCGTGGGTGTGCGCGGGCGAAGTCATGGGCCTCTCCGCCCACCTCGGCGGCGTGGCCGAGCCGGGTTCGGTCACCCGGTGGATCTGGCCCGTCCCGGGAGGACATGCCGAGTTGCACCCCGGTCCACAGCTCCAATGGAGGGCCCCCCCGGTGGCGGGCAGATACCCCGTGCGATTCCAGGTGTGCAGGGACCTCGGAGGGCGGCGTGTCGGCGTCCTGGCCGAGCGCCAGCTCGAACTTGAGGTGCGCCCATGCGGAGAGGAGGCGGGACAGCGGCACGAACCCCTTCAGATCGGCGTCACTCAACGCGGCCAGGGGAGCTTCACCTTCGAGGCGCTGTACCGAGGCGACGAGCCGATCTCTGCCTACACATGGGACTTCGGCGATGGCTCCCGCTCCACCACGGCCGAGCCCCGCATGGAGCACACCTATGCGCTCTCAGGCCTTGGTCCCCAGGAACCCCGGAGCTTCACCGTCACGCTCCAGGCGCGCCGGGAACGGGGGCAGGCCCTGAAGGCCACCACATTCGTGCTCATGCGCGGGCAGCCCTCCTCCGGCCCACCCTCTTCCGTCGAACTCCAGGTCTCCCGCTGGCGCCCCCGTACCGATGAAGACGGTTGGAGGAGCGACGTGGTGGTGCGCGTCTCGGACAACACGGCCCATACCTGGGAGCGCATCGAGCGCGTGTTCCTGCGCTGGGCGGGAGAGGCGGACATCGACGTGAGGCCCTGGAACGAGCGGGTACACGTGGAGGAGACACTCGAACACGGTGGCTTTCGGGGCTACGTGACGGTGAGTCCGTCCGAGGCCGGGCCCGAGATCAAACAGATCCTCGACTTCCTGTATGGCCGCGACGCCACAGGCCAGGAGGTGGTGGTGTCCTGGAGCCCCTTCAAGCGCGAGCCTCCCGCGGAGCCGCCCAAAGCGCAGGACCTCGTCCCCGTAAAATAA
- a CDS encoding ATP-binding protein, whose translation MSQGRNGRSEWFELSEEGWRRSNRARPLGQLVREALQNAFDQRARRVKVRLAEDEVRIEDDAPTGLARDEFAFTVFLGEKDTPPTWRGRKGRGLKEMIAASDRAEVETVGRTLVFDSTGRHVKPNSRQVGTCLRLFRRTSASEREAAVQLLRLTIPPPHVELTLNGRVVRPPRAKDSLEDCPLETVELHRGVERYAERATRVDLYFPRPGETPHLFELGLPVEPHHLPWHVDVQQRIPLAAERDAARDAYKRTLAAILLESMAPGLSRQELSGAWVTEVLAHFTLGQEALEAYVAKVLPARAVLAVDSRVDDRARQLGAKVVDLRGMPLSAVEQLETLVESADAYVERMEGPPRDVLVQPGARAERFAGVVRCLSRELTGREAGVEFFERKVRDPSARVDAEYDRERHLLRVNIRGQVRLDDPLEPSTLGIILHELAHEAGDEHDFAFIRRLEDFAGRALRCLVDQPGLLAPYARPKRRAG comes from the coding sequence ATGAGCCAGGGCCGGAACGGCCGTTCGGAGTGGTTCGAGTTGTCGGAAGAGGGGTGGCGGCGCTCCAATCGTGCCCGCCCGCTCGGTCAGCTTGTCCGCGAGGCACTGCAGAACGCGTTTGATCAACGCGCGCGCCGGGTGAAGGTGCGCCTGGCCGAGGACGAGGTCCGCATCGAGGACGATGCCCCCACGGGGCTGGCGCGTGACGAGTTCGCCTTCACCGTCTTCCTGGGAGAGAAGGACACGCCGCCCACGTGGCGCGGCCGCAAGGGCCGTGGGTTGAAGGAGATGATCGCGGCGAGCGACCGGGCCGAGGTGGAGACGGTGGGGCGCACCCTCGTCTTCGACAGCACCGGACGCCATGTGAAGCCCAACTCACGCCAGGTGGGCACCTGCCTGCGGCTCTTTCGCCGCACGAGCGCCAGCGAGCGTGAGGCCGCCGTGCAGTTGCTGCGCCTCACCATCCCACCACCGCACGTCGAGTTGACCCTCAATGGACGCGTGGTCCGGCCTCCCCGCGCCAAGGACTCGCTGGAGGATTGCCCCTTGGAGACCGTGGAGTTGCACCGGGGGGTAGAGCGGTATGCCGAGCGGGCCACGAGGGTGGACCTCTACTTCCCACGCCCAGGGGAGACGCCACACCTCTTCGAGCTGGGGTTGCCGGTAGAGCCGCACCACCTTCCGTGGCACGTCGATGTGCAGCAGCGTATTCCGCTGGCGGCCGAGCGTGATGCGGCCCGAGATGCCTACAAGCGCACGTTGGCGGCCATTCTCCTCGAGTCGATGGCGCCCGGGCTGAGCCGTCAGGAGCTGTCGGGGGCGTGGGTGACGGAGGTGTTGGCACACTTCACCCTCGGGCAAGAGGCGCTCGAGGCCTATGTCGCGAAGGTGCTGCCGGCCCGGGCAGTGCTGGCGGTGGATTCCCGGGTGGATGACCGGGCGCGCCAGCTCGGGGCCAAGGTGGTGGACCTGCGGGGAATGCCGCTCTCCGCGGTGGAGCAGCTCGAGACGCTCGTGGAGTCCGCGGATGCGTACGTGGAGCGGATGGAGGGGCCACCGCGGGATGTGCTGGTGCAGCCTGGCGCACGTGCCGAGCGTTTCGCCGGGGTGGTGCGGTGCCTCTCGCGGGAGCTCACGGGACGGGAGGCGGGGGTGGAGTTTTTCGAGCGCAAGGTGCGCGATCCGAGCGCCCGGGTGGACGCGGAATACGACCGCGAGCGGCACCTGCTGCGGGTGAACATCCGGGGCCAGGTGCGGCTGGACGACCCGCTGGAGCCAAGCACGCTGGGCATCATCCTGCATGAACTGGCGCACGAGGCGGGCGACGAGCACGACTTCGCCTTCATCCGCCGGTTGGAGGACTTCGCCGGGAGGGCCCTGCGCTGTCTGGTGGATCAGCCCGGCCTCTTGGCCCCTTACGCGAGGCCGAAGCGGCGGGCGGGGTAG
- a CDS encoding MATE family efflux transporter: MDAPQPSLGLFRLTWPIFLELLLFMLMGTSDVLMLSGVSDDAVSAAGVVNQYIFLCILIMNVISHGASIVVAQYLGARRSTEAARIAALAITMNLMLGLVVSATLLALGGFILSHMNLEGQVLVHARAYMRIAGGLLFLQALINVLSGLIRTYGFTRQSMYVSLGMNVLHVLCNYALIFGHFGMPELGVTGAAVSTGVSRAAALAVFLWVLYRVMDVRMAPRDYLAFPGEYIRKILKVGVPAAIEQVTYHSCQTVFLYWVTFLGPTALASRQYAMAISQYVFLCSLAIGMGTAILVGRRVGASQPDEAYRRALSGLKWAVAITVMVDVLVILVRQPLVGLFTANGDILLLTSQVILLSLVLESGRSFNLVLVNALRAAGDAQFTVYMAFLSMVCLSLPLGYTLVFKFQLGLPGIWLAIAADEWMRGLVFWYRWKSRAWERQVLVAPQEQTATVALSG, from the coding sequence ATGGATGCACCGCAACCCTCCCTGGGGCTGTTCCGGTTGACCTGGCCCATCTTCCTGGAGCTGTTGTTGTTCATGCTGATGGGCACCTCGGACGTGCTGATGCTCAGCGGTGTGTCCGACGATGCCGTCTCCGCGGCGGGGGTGGTCAATCAGTACATCTTCCTGTGCATTCTCATCATGAATGTCATCAGCCACGGTGCTTCCATCGTCGTGGCGCAGTACCTCGGGGCGCGCAGGAGCACCGAGGCTGCCCGGATCGCGGCCCTGGCCATCACGATGAACCTGATGCTCGGGCTCGTGGTGAGCGCGACGCTGCTGGCGCTCGGTGGCTTCATCTTGAGCCACATGAACCTGGAGGGGCAGGTGCTGGTTCACGCACGGGCATACATGCGGATTGCCGGGGGACTCCTCTTCCTGCAAGCCCTCATCAACGTTCTCTCCGGCCTCATCCGCACCTACGGTTTCACGCGGCAATCCATGTACGTGTCGCTGGGCATGAACGTGCTCCACGTGCTGTGCAACTACGCGCTGATCTTCGGACACTTCGGGATGCCGGAGCTGGGGGTGACGGGGGCGGCGGTGTCCACGGGGGTGAGCCGGGCCGCCGCGCTCGCCGTCTTCCTGTGGGTGCTCTACCGGGTGATGGACGTGCGGATGGCGCCGCGTGACTACTTGGCGTTTCCGGGGGAGTACATCCGCAAAATCCTGAAGGTCGGTGTTCCCGCGGCCATCGAGCAGGTCACCTACCACTCCTGCCAGACGGTGTTCCTGTACTGGGTCACCTTCCTGGGGCCCACGGCCCTGGCGTCCCGGCAGTACGCGATGGCGATCTCCCAGTATGTCTTCCTGTGCAGCCTGGCGATTGGCATGGGGACCGCCATCCTGGTGGGGCGGAGGGTGGGAGCGAGCCAGCCGGACGAGGCCTACCGGCGGGCCTTGTCGGGCTTGAAGTGGGCCGTGGCCATCACGGTGATGGTGGACGTGCTCGTCATCCTGGTGCGCCAACCGCTGGTGGGCCTGTTCACGGCCAACGGCGACATCCTGCTGCTGACCTCGCAGGTCATTCTGCTGAGCCTGGTGCTGGAGTCCGGACGCTCCTTCAACCTGGTTCTGGTGAACGCGCTGCGCGCCGCGGGGGACGCGCAGTTCACCGTCTACATGGCCTTTCTCTCCATGGTCTGCCTGAGCCTGCCGTTGGGCTACACGCTCGTCTTCAAGTTCCAACTGGGGCTGCCTGGCATTTGGCTCGCGATCGCGGCGGACGAGTGGATGCGCGGCCTTGTCTTCTGGTACCGGTGGAAGAGCCGGGCCTGGGAGCGGCAAGTGCTCGTCGCGCCGCAGGAACAGACCGCCACGGTGGCGCTCAGCGGATAG
- a CDS encoding glycosyltransferase family 39 protein, giving the protein MSRMTRIALLLSILFSTLALRGEDRLFHRPLVEDAYYYFQIARHAAEGRGITADGEHLTNGFHPLFFGVCAGAFAVTPDDTWAIRLIALFLALVQAFSAVLFGRFAARVLGDRQGAAEGIAALAYAGSMFLFWQHQNGLETGLVLLLLLAVGLAFTRTDPARPRSALALGALCGLLVLARVDTGILVVMLAGALLLARGSGTLWRRVLTSGVVGVLSTLVSLPWWLYNVVYFGSFVPTSGRAQQAFAFEALRVESAVHAVATAASPFLYPFGEASWAMATAVLMLPALAVATLASGAGRAWRHGLPDSEPARRARQYVTLLVAFALLLAVWYCASSWAAHFYRRYVSALSIPGALLLTAAVLVLKERSRWVAKGLPLMLIAPGLGLLLLMWFAPDRLIRSGFFNQLELVRAWVPENERVAAFQSGTLGFFRPAVVNLDGKVNPQALAHRGQLATYLDAEHIHWLCDVPSMILFGLGTSPEELGWKRVANTGDFTLYHRL; this is encoded by the coding sequence ATGAGCCGGATGACGCGCATCGCGCTCCTGCTGTCCATCCTCTTTTCGACCCTCGCGCTGAGGGGAGAGGACCGCCTCTTCCACCGCCCCCTCGTCGAAGACGCCTATTACTACTTCCAGATCGCGCGTCACGCCGCGGAGGGGCGCGGCATCACCGCGGACGGCGAGCACCTGACCAACGGCTTTCACCCCCTCTTCTTCGGCGTGTGCGCCGGCGCCTTCGCGGTGACGCCCGACGACACCTGGGCCATCCGCCTCATCGCCCTCTTCCTGGCGCTGGTGCAAGCCTTCTCGGCCGTGCTGTTCGGCCGCTTCGCCGCGAGGGTGCTCGGTGACCGGCAGGGTGCGGCGGAGGGAATCGCCGCCCTGGCCTACGCGGGGAGCATGTTCCTCTTCTGGCAGCACCAGAACGGCCTGGAGACAGGGCTGGTGCTGCTGCTTCTGCTGGCCGTAGGACTCGCCTTCACGCGAACAGACCCGGCCCGGCCGAGGTCCGCGCTGGCACTGGGCGCACTGTGCGGATTGCTCGTACTCGCGCGCGTCGATACCGGCATCCTCGTGGTGATGCTCGCGGGAGCCCTGCTGCTGGCGCGAGGCTCTGGCACCCTCTGGCGCCGCGTGTTGACCAGCGGCGTGGTGGGCGTCCTGTCGACGCTCGTCTCCCTGCCGTGGTGGCTCTACAACGTCGTCTACTTCGGCTCGTTCGTCCCAACGAGCGGCCGGGCGCAGCAAGCCTTCGCGTTCGAGGCGTTGCGCGTGGAATCCGCGGTCCATGCGGTGGCCACCGCGGCCTCACCGTTCCTCTACCCTTTTGGTGAGGCGAGCTGGGCCATGGCGACAGCCGTCCTGATGCTGCCCGCCCTGGCCGTGGCCACGCTGGCCTCGGGCGCGGGAAGGGCCTGGCGCCACGGACTGCCGGACAGCGAGCCGGCGCGGCGGGCCCGCCAATATGTCACGCTGCTGGTCGCCTTCGCCCTGCTGCTGGCCGTCTGGTACTGCGCCAGTTCCTGGGCCGCCCACTTCTACCGGCGCTATGTCTCCGCCCTGTCCATCCCGGGCGCCCTTCTGCTCACCGCGGCGGTGCTCGTCCTGAAGGAGCGCAGCCGGTGGGTGGCGAAGGGCCTGCCGCTCATGCTCATTGCCCCTGGCCTGGGGTTGCTGCTCCTGATGTGGTTCGCACCGGACCGGCTCATCCGTTCGGGCTTCTTCAATCAGCTCGAGCTGGTGCGCGCGTGGGTTCCCGAGAACGAGCGGGTGGCCGCGTTCCAATCCGGGACGCTGGGCTTCTTCCGGCCGGCGGTCGTGAACCTGGATGGAAAGGTCAACCCGCAGGCACTGGCGCACCGGGGGCAACTGGCCACTTATCTGGACGCCGAGCACATCCACTGGCTCTGCGACGTGCCCTCGATGATCCTTTTCGGGCTGGGAACCTCCCCCGAAGAACTCGGGTGGAAGCGGGTGGCGAATACAGGCGACTTTACCCTGTACCATCGCCTCTGA
- a CDS encoding sterol desaturase family protein, whose product MNFEQPLQDFAQRAPLPVLGAITALGFALIYFGLGGLGTWLSRRYFPQRGLGHVIDERPVRPRQVREEVGLSLVSIAIFGGYGALTMALDARGLTHIRWELTATGLAVDLLVLALWNEVHFYACHRLLHTRWLFRHVHSVHHRSRVPTPFSTYSFHPVEALLLGSVMVTLQLFYDLSFWAALTYPVVSLLMNTLGHLNYALATPSWWSTPLRASEHHSLHHRRVNGNFGFQSPVLDRLLGTELPSQEPIATREG is encoded by the coding sequence ATGAACTTCGAGCAACCGCTCCAGGACTTCGCCCAGCGCGCCCCGCTCCCGGTGCTGGGCGCCATCACCGCCCTGGGCTTCGCGCTGATCTACTTCGGTCTTGGCGGCCTGGGAACCTGGCTGTCCCGCCGCTATTTCCCGCAGCGGGGCCTCGGGCATGTGATTGACGAGCGGCCTGTGCGCCCAAGGCAAGTGCGCGAAGAGGTGGGGCTGTCGCTTGTATCGATCGCCATCTTTGGGGGGTATGGCGCGCTCACGATGGCGCTGGATGCCCGGGGCCTCACCCACATCCGGTGGGAGCTGACCGCGACCGGGCTTGCCGTCGATCTGCTGGTTCTTGCGCTCTGGAACGAGGTGCACTTCTACGCCTGCCACCGCCTGCTCCACACGCGCTGGCTCTTCCGCCATGTGCATTCCGTCCACCATCGCTCCCGGGTACCGACGCCCTTCTCGACGTACAGCTTCCACCCGGTGGAGGCCCTCCTGCTCGGCAGCGTGATGGTGACCCTTCAGCTCTTCTACGACCTGAGCTTCTGGGCTGCCCTCACCTACCCCGTGGTGAGCCTGTTGATGAACACCCTCGGCCACCTCAACTATGCGCTCGCCACCCCCTCCTGGTGGAGCACCCCGTTGCGCGCCAGCGAGCACCACTCGCTGCACCATCGCAGGGTGAACGGGAACTTTGGCTTCCAGAGCCCAGTGCTCGATCGGCTCCTGGGGACCGAACTCCCCTCTCAAGAGCCCATCGCTACTCGGGAAGGGTGA